Proteins from one Phytoactinopolyspora mesophila genomic window:
- a CDS encoding LysE/ArgO family amino acid transporter, translated as MLETTGLSTAASSIAIGFVTGVSLIIAIGAQNAFVLRQGLRREHVLPIVLVCAAADAALISAGIAGLGAVISAYPAAVDITRYAGAAFVAGYGVLAARRAARPQAMTPSDHAPATLKAVLLTCLAFTFLNPHVYLDTVVLLGSIGNQHGDGRWMFGIGAVLGSFAWFFALGYGAGRLSTFFARPASWRVLDALIAAVMFALAAGLLFS; from the coding sequence GTGCTGGAAACCACTGGACTCTCCACGGCCGCGTCGAGCATCGCTATCGGATTCGTCACCGGCGTGTCATTGATCATCGCCATCGGTGCCCAGAACGCGTTCGTCCTGCGGCAGGGACTTCGCCGGGAACATGTTCTGCCCATCGTCCTGGTGTGCGCGGCGGCCGACGCCGCGCTGATCAGTGCGGGCATCGCCGGGCTCGGTGCCGTCATCAGCGCATACCCGGCTGCCGTGGACATCACCCGGTACGCCGGTGCCGCTTTCGTCGCCGGATACGGCGTGCTGGCAGCGCGACGGGCCGCGCGCCCGCAGGCCATGACCCCGAGCGACCACGCACCGGCCACACTCAAGGCAGTGCTCCTGACCTGCCTGGCGTTCACGTTTCTCAACCCGCATGTCTATCTGGACACCGTGGTCCTACTCGGATCGATCGGCAACCAGCACGGCGACGGCCGGTGGATGTTCGGCATCGGCGCGGTGCTCGGCAGCTTCGCGTGGTTCTTCGCCTTGGGCTACGGCGCCGGAAGGCTCAGCACCTTCTTCGCCAGACCCGCATCGTGGCGGGTCCTCGACGCCTTGATCGCCGCGGTCATGTTCGCCCTGGCCGCCGGTCTCCTGTTCAGTTGA
- a CDS encoding LysR family transcriptional regulator ArgP, giving the protein MRLDADQLAAFAAVVDEGSFEAAARRLHVTPSAVSQRIKALEASVGQVLVQRSRPSRPTEAGQILVRLAGQVSVLESEALSELMGELPGARAPLRMPVAVNADSLATWFLPALADLPAEQAMTFDIRQEDQDHSIALLRDGTVMAAVTAEAKVVQGCRAEALGAMRYLAVASPEFRRRHLESEKMPGALASAPMLVFNRKDGLQHRFLRGLLQRNADPPVTYLPSSWGFVEAARLGLGWGMVPEQMARPAIDAGELIEIRPGHPLDVPLYWQRWRLESAALAALTDVVKARGLGLLNQDANKEHAGQGR; this is encoded by the coding sequence ATGAGGCTCGACGCCGATCAGCTGGCGGCCTTTGCGGCGGTGGTCGACGAAGGCAGTTTCGAAGCGGCGGCGCGCCGCCTGCACGTCACGCCGTCGGCGGTGAGTCAGCGCATCAAAGCACTCGAGGCCAGTGTTGGTCAGGTCCTCGTGCAGCGCAGCCGGCCGAGCAGGCCGACCGAGGCGGGGCAGATTCTCGTCCGGCTGGCCGGTCAGGTCTCCGTGCTCGAGAGCGAGGCACTGAGTGAGCTCATGGGTGAGTTACCAGGCGCCCGGGCGCCCTTGCGGATGCCGGTGGCGGTTAATGCGGATTCGCTCGCCACCTGGTTCTTGCCGGCGTTGGCCGATCTCCCTGCCGAACAGGCGATGACGTTCGACATCCGGCAGGAGGACCAGGACCATTCGATCGCCCTGCTGCGGGACGGGACGGTGATGGCGGCAGTGACGGCCGAAGCGAAGGTGGTGCAAGGCTGCCGGGCCGAGGCACTGGGCGCGATGCGGTACCTGGCGGTGGCCTCACCGGAGTTCAGGCGTCGTCATCTGGAAAGCGAGAAGATGCCGGGGGCTTTGGCTTCGGCGCCGATGCTGGTGTTCAACCGCAAGGACGGTCTCCAGCACCGGTTTCTGCGCGGGCTGCTTCAGCGGAACGCCGACCCTCCGGTGACGTATCTGCCGTCCTCATGGGGCTTCGTGGAGGCCGCGCGGCTCGGCCTGGGGTGGGGCATGGTTCCGGAACAGATGGCCCGGCCCGCGATCGACGCGGGCGAGTTGATCGAGATCCGGCCGGGTCACCCGCTGGACGTGCCGCTCTATTGGCAGCGCTGGCGCCTCGAATCGGCCGCGTTGGCTGCCTTGACGGACGTGGTCAAAGCGCGCGGCTTGGGGCTCTTGAATCAGGACGCAAACAAAGAGCACGCGGGTCAAGGCCGTTGA
- a CDS encoding ABC transporter permease: protein MLASRVRGPFRRERIFALVSVVLVVGLLGATLAREQVEARVEALLDENWRGAYDILVTSAENDFGGDTDGFVEANFVSMAGESAIAADDLESIRAIDGVEVAAPIGFVGLLRGVSTTPTLEVADDPAAGVSDIEDGALLARITSTLVRDEPGGTVEVSRSRGHVYLSAREDVGEPGQADYLESAAGEPHGFSPMITDKGYLVPLGMLPEFGSGVIAVDAEAEQQLLGGAEFLDALRSVPENRTAGAAEEILESIDADRYLVQSLDIRVAMDDPELSGQDVVPLVVNSSPLGAASALRIEVEIELAEDAALESPPGSGRLRELTEDSAFSAWRAWSEDVSDLVVPFSTPTLSFTWPESVNADPEEWAASAPATQLQPALVGRPAYRAHEVPEPLDQTPGFVVEPQGAVGPDGLIDRQSEHGIDSDVGLSQAYRLPREVDGDGFDGAFPGPVGTFSEDDLVVDDTSVSYVPMGAYDPARTRLIKGPDGDAADQQVVANLSGLDFITGQPGAFTDLEGGAALRGHTPIDAIRVRVGNVDGYTAAAYAEVTDVAAQITELGLTATVVAGSSPQPVAIYVPDYHVDGDGAAVSDLGWVTQDWTTLGATISVRDAMTGIQRWLLFVGLGAAMAAALIAALLTAHSRRREVGVLQAVGWSDAQIRRKLLTRLGPGVALVLTGSLVTFMSRGGDGAVRVSAVSVAIAAVLALFVSVRFSFSLRLWRRGWRSRPLMSAADLALRRVLRAPFATSAQLTGFAVLGASAAGVVGAFVAARHRAGATRLAGAVLDETLLGSVLLGAVGCFSAGCMAVLARRSLVDSRSADQDVLERIGISRASIRAVDTWENVIIGGAAVIVTTAVAIGVSAATAVGFGGPLAAAAVVAAVLALMSSPVGQARGGR from the coding sequence GTGTTGGCTAGCCGTGTCCGTGGACCCTTCCGCCGGGAGCGGATATTCGCGCTCGTATCTGTTGTTCTCGTTGTTGGCTTACTGGGGGCCACGCTTGCGCGCGAGCAGGTTGAAGCGCGTGTCGAGGCACTGCTGGACGAGAACTGGCGCGGTGCATACGACATCCTGGTGACGTCGGCGGAGAACGATTTCGGTGGAGACACGGACGGTTTCGTCGAGGCGAATTTTGTGTCCATGGCGGGCGAAAGTGCGATCGCGGCAGACGACCTCGAGTCAATCCGCGCGATCGATGGAGTCGAGGTGGCGGCTCCAATCGGATTCGTCGGTTTACTGCGCGGCGTCTCAACGACGCCGACCCTCGAGGTCGCCGATGACCCCGCGGCTGGAGTGAGCGACATCGAGGACGGGGCGTTGCTTGCGCGCATCACCTCAACCCTCGTGCGTGATGAGCCGGGCGGGACAGTGGAGGTCTCGCGCTCGCGGGGTCATGTTTACTTGAGTGCTCGGGAGGATGTCGGTGAACCGGGCCAGGCTGATTACCTCGAATCGGCAGCAGGCGAGCCGCACGGCTTCAGCCCGATGATCACTGACAAAGGCTATCTTGTGCCGCTGGGGATGCTGCCAGAGTTCGGCTCGGGTGTGATTGCCGTCGATGCCGAGGCTGAGCAACAACTGCTTGGTGGCGCCGAGTTCCTCGACGCGCTGCGGAGCGTGCCGGAGAATCGAACGGCGGGTGCGGCCGAAGAGATACTCGAAAGCATCGACGCGGATAGGTATCTCGTGCAATCGCTGGACATCCGTGTGGCAATGGACGATCCGGAGCTGAGCGGCCAGGATGTTGTTCCGCTGGTGGTCAACAGCAGTCCCCTTGGCGCCGCTTCGGCGTTGCGGATCGAAGTCGAAATCGAACTGGCGGAAGATGCGGCACTCGAGTCGCCCCCAGGCTCTGGCAGACTCAGGGAGCTGACTGAGGACTCGGCATTCAGTGCGTGGCGGGCTTGGTCAGAGGACGTCAGTGATCTCGTCGTGCCGTTCTCCACCCCGACGTTGAGCTTTACCTGGCCGGAGAGCGTGAACGCCGACCCTGAAGAGTGGGCGGCGTCAGCTCCGGCGACACAGCTCCAGCCGGCGCTGGTCGGGAGACCGGCCTATAGGGCCCATGAAGTACCGGAGCCCTTGGACCAGACGCCGGGCTTTGTGGTGGAGCCTCAGGGCGCCGTCGGCCCCGACGGCTTGATCGATCGCCAATCCGAGCACGGAATCGACTCGGATGTCGGGCTGAGCCAGGCATATCGGCTGCCCCGAGAGGTGGATGGCGACGGATTCGACGGTGCTTTTCCCGGGCCGGTCGGTACGTTCTCCGAAGACGACCTCGTAGTCGACGACACGAGCGTGTCATATGTCCCTATGGGCGCCTACGACCCAGCGCGGACGAGGCTCATCAAGGGACCGGACGGTGACGCCGCCGACCAGCAAGTCGTGGCGAATCTGTCAGGGCTTGATTTCATCACCGGCCAGCCGGGAGCTTTCACCGATCTCGAGGGTGGTGCGGCCTTGCGCGGACATACACCCATCGATGCCATCCGAGTCCGGGTAGGTAATGTCGATGGCTACACCGCTGCGGCGTACGCGGAGGTCACGGATGTCGCAGCGCAGATTACCGAGCTCGGGCTCACAGCCACGGTAGTTGCCGGCTCGTCGCCCCAGCCCGTGGCGATCTACGTGCCCGATTACCACGTCGATGGCGACGGCGCGGCTGTCAGTGATCTTGGTTGGGTGACCCAGGACTGGACCACTCTGGGCGCGACGATCTCGGTTCGCGATGCCATGACCGGAATTCAACGCTGGCTCCTGTTCGTAGGGCTTGGTGCGGCCATGGCCGCTGCGCTGATCGCCGCTCTGCTCACTGCTCATTCCCGGCGCCGCGAAGTCGGCGTCTTGCAGGCCGTCGGGTGGTCCGACGCGCAGATCAGGCGCAAGCTCCTCACCCGGCTGGGTCCGGGGGTCGCCCTTGTCCTGACGGGGAGTCTGGTCACGTTCATGTCGCGGGGAGGCGATGGCGCGGTGCGTGTCTCAGCCGTCAGCGTGGCCATCGCGGCTGTTCTGGCTCTGTTCGTCAGTGTCCGCTTCTCGTTCTCGTTGCGGCTATGGCGTCGGGGGTGGCGCAGCCGGCCGCTCATGAGCGCGGCCGATCTCGCGTTGAGACGGGTGCTTCGAGCGCCGTTCGCCACAAGCGCCCAGCTGACGGGTTTCGCCGTGCTTGGAGCAAGCGCTGCCGGTGTTGTCGGTGCCTTCGTAGCTGCTCGTCATCGTGCCGGAGCCACTCGACTCGCCGGTGCGGTGCTCGATGAAACGCTGTTGGGGTCGGTCCTCTTGGGGGCTGTCGGGTGTTTCAGCGCAGGCTGCATGGCCGTCTTGGCGCGCCGCAGCCTGGTGGACTCCCGGTCCGCTGATCAAGATGTTCTCGAACGGATCGGCATATCGCGGGCGAGCATCAGGGCCGTGGATACGTGGGAGAACGTGATCATCGGCGGTGCGGCTGTGATCGTCACAACGGCCGTGGCCATCGGCGTCTCCGCGGCCACAGCCGTCGGGTTTGGCGGGCCCCTGGCCGCGGCCGCCGTTGTAGCTGCCGTGTTGGCCTTGATGTCGTCCCCGGTAGGGCAAGCGAGAGGTGGAAGATGA
- a CDS encoding ABC transporter ATP-binding protein: MNRSARVSSRVDTAEGRRVRTVPDIVAERLTIDFRGADGAKVTIAEDLSFSLGAGDVCCLLGRSGSGKTSLLRVAAAMAAPVSGRVTWWGADIQKMGDDERRMMRRTRIGYMDQAASMVRDLTVLENVLIPVMPEGRAAVAARLGAARDLLEGFALGGHLDATTATLSSGERQRVCLARAMINDPSVLILDEPTASLDRGLADLVIDMLTEHASAGGAVLVASHDPHVAESATSVIRLETD; encoded by the coding sequence ATGAACCGGAGCGCGCGGGTGTCCAGTCGGGTCGATACGGCTGAAGGCAGGCGGGTCCGAACCGTCCCAGACATAGTGGCCGAACGGCTCACCATCGATTTCCGTGGAGCTGACGGGGCGAAGGTCACCATCGCTGAGGATCTCAGCTTCTCGTTGGGCGCTGGAGACGTCTGTTGCCTGCTCGGGCGGAGCGGTTCTGGAAAGACGAGTCTGCTTCGAGTCGCGGCCGCCATGGCCGCACCAGTCAGCGGCAGGGTGACCTGGTGGGGAGCCGATATCCAGAAGATGGGCGACGACGAGCGCCGCATGATGCGCCGGACCAGAATCGGCTACATGGATCAAGCAGCGTCCATGGTGCGCGATCTGACTGTGCTCGAGAACGTGCTGATTCCTGTGATGCCGGAGGGCCGGGCGGCCGTTGCCGCCCGGCTGGGAGCGGCGCGAGACTTGTTGGAAGGGTTCGCGTTGGGCGGCCATCTCGATGCCACCACCGCGACGTTGTCAAGCGGAGAACGTCAACGCGTATGTCTGGCCCGTGCCATGATCAACGACCCTTCGGTGCTGATCTTGGATGAGCCGACCGCCAGTTTGGACCGAGGCCTCGCCGATTTGGTGATCGATATGTTGACCGAACATGCCTCGGCGGGCGGTGCGGTACTCGTCGCTAGCCACGACCCACATGTCGCGGAGTCCGCCACGTCGGTCATCAGGCTCGAAACTGACTGA
- a CDS encoding VOC family protein, which produces MELTFIYQSVTDLPAALAFYRDVLGLDEAWREGEGTVAFELPGTSVQLMLDVRPDSDKRWSSGPFFAVKDVQAFMKEHPDIHWLGEAFDMPGGKSTSFVDPSGNVVHIFDQSAEAETSP; this is translated from the coding sequence ATGGAGCTGACATTCATCTACCAGTCCGTGACCGACCTCCCAGCCGCACTCGCCTTCTACCGCGACGTCCTGGGTCTCGACGAAGCATGGCGCGAGGGCGAGGGCACCGTCGCATTCGAGCTACCGGGCACATCGGTCCAGCTGATGCTGGACGTCCGGCCGGATAGTGACAAGCGGTGGTCATCCGGGCCGTTCTTCGCGGTCAAGGACGTACAGGCGTTCATGAAGGAGCACCCAGATATTCACTGGCTCGGCGAGGCCTTCGATATGCCCGGCGGCAAGTCGACGTCGTTTGTCGACCCGTCCGGGAACGTCGTGCACATCTTCGACCAGAGCGCCGAGGCGGAGACGAGCCCCTGA
- a CDS encoding TetR/AcrR family transcriptional regulator has translation MREWIPVPGSAKARLVESALHHFERFGFETASVGELAAKAGVTTGSLYHHFGSKLGLYLTVRDDVERRIGDRMEGAAESAGGTGRPAVRAALTVAFDAAVRFDVCRLVGEPPVAERPDRVELTVRGLLPDRAGPTALVLAAAWRTALLSVADGATSTSAREALEFVLAD, from the coding sequence ATGCGTGAGTGGATTCCGGTTCCGGGCTCGGCCAAGGCGCGTTTGGTCGAGTCGGCGCTGCATCATTTCGAGCGGTTCGGCTTCGAGACGGCCAGCGTCGGGGAGCTGGCGGCCAAGGCAGGTGTCACCACCGGATCGCTGTATCACCATTTCGGTTCGAAACTCGGCCTGTACCTGACTGTCCGAGACGACGTCGAGCGTCGCATCGGCGATCGGATGGAGGGTGCTGCCGAAAGCGCCGGAGGCACCGGCCGCCCGGCTGTGCGGGCTGCGTTGACCGTCGCGTTCGACGCCGCCGTCCGGTTCGACGTGTGCCGCCTGGTGGGCGAGCCGCCGGTGGCGGAGCGCCCGGACCGTGTCGAGCTGACGGTGCGTGGGTTGCTTCCGGACCGAGCTGGACCCACCGCGCTGGTGCTGGCGGCTGCTTGGCGGACAGCGTTGCTGAGTGTCGCCGACGGCGCCACGTCTACCTCGGCACGTGAGGCACTCGAGTTTGTGCTGGCCGACTAG
- a CDS encoding sigma-70 family RNA polymerase sigma factor — MAFTTTVRTAFPHQRKPLDEQHQAAHRRASADVDGVVIKTVAEDAGVTAGGPDLVRRYLDEIGRVPLLSAVEEVSLARAIEAGVLAEERIARSGPADPDYDDLVELVYIGRAAKRRLIESNLRLVVSVARRYARRGLSLLDLVQEGNVGLMRAVERFDFTRGFKFSTYATWWIRQAIGRALAEQSRTIRLPIHVVDELNRILRARRSIAQSQAREPTCDEVAQLAGVSAERVAELLAFVDEPLSLQTPVGERSEQSFGELVEDTDELAPSEIVAQAMLRDQVSSVLSCLTERERWVVRLRFGLDDGRTRTLEEVGRVLGVTRERIRQIERRTLSKLRRDESTVELREYLR, encoded by the coding sequence GTGGCGTTCACGACCACGGTGCGTACAGCCTTTCCACACCAGAGAAAGCCCCTGGACGAGCAACACCAAGCGGCGCATCGACGAGCCTCGGCCGACGTTGACGGTGTCGTGATCAAAACAGTCGCCGAGGATGCTGGGGTTACAGCGGGCGGCCCTGATCTGGTGCGACGGTATCTCGACGAAATCGGCCGGGTGCCACTTCTGTCAGCAGTTGAAGAGGTTTCGCTGGCGCGTGCTATTGAGGCAGGTGTGCTAGCCGAGGAACGTATAGCGCGTTCCGGGCCAGCGGATCCCGACTACGACGATCTCGTCGAACTCGTGTACATCGGCCGAGCCGCGAAGCGGCGGCTGATCGAGTCGAACCTGCGGCTGGTGGTGTCGGTGGCGCGGCGGTATGCCCGACGCGGACTGTCGCTGCTGGATCTCGTGCAGGAGGGCAATGTCGGCCTCATGCGGGCGGTCGAACGGTTCGACTTCACCCGCGGCTTCAAATTCTCCACCTATGCCACGTGGTGGATCCGGCAAGCGATCGGGCGAGCCCTGGCGGAGCAGAGCCGGACCATCCGGTTGCCCATCCACGTCGTCGACGAGCTGAACCGCATCCTTCGTGCGCGCCGGTCGATCGCCCAGTCTCAGGCTCGCGAGCCCACGTGTGACGAGGTTGCGCAGCTGGCAGGTGTGAGTGCTGAACGCGTCGCCGAACTGCTGGCCTTTGTCGACGAGCCGCTTAGTTTGCAGACGCCGGTGGGTGAGCGTTCCGAGCAGTCCTTCGGTGAACTGGTCGAGGACACCGACGAGCTCGCTCCCAGCGAGATCGTGGCGCAAGCCATGCTTCGAGACCAGGTCAGCTCAGTGCTCAGTTGCCTGACCGAACGCGAACGCTGGGTGGTGCGGTTGCGTTTCGGGCTTGACGACGGCCGTACTCGCACCCTCGAGGAGGTCGGCCGGGTGCTGGGTGTCACCCGGGAACGTATCCGGCAGATCGAACGACGCACACTGAGCAAACTGCGCCGCGACGAAAGCACCGTCGAGCTCCGGGAGTATTTGCGTTAG
- a CDS encoding glycosyltransferase codes for MVRLIEPQHHLGLDDYEVFTHLSTAVRDLQREARTLGPLFEGRRVWMVNSTAHGGGVAELLPPMVTLMSELGLDTRWLVLDTDDDEFFRLTKRLHNLVQGQGDPTLGDAERELYEKVNRQTADEIAEYLSPGDVLVIHDPQPMAAGAFLRQTHDVVAIWRCHIGLDEQTPETEAAWQFLCTYAEPYDHAVFSAPEYIPDCLSRKSTIIHPAIDPLSHKNRELDVHKLVGILSAAELVEPTHPTPGAEFSAPARRFQRDGTWEPATQPEDFGLLFRPIVTQISRWDRLKGYVPLLNGFAELKAGLPGDLDDDDLPQRILDLTRLVLAGPDPDSIQDDPEAQEVLGEICDAYLKLPAELQDDIAIISIPMASPKENALIVNALHRCSDIVVQNSLREGFGLTATEAMWKRLATVGTRAAGLRQQIRDGLNGYLIRDPEAPGDVADVLRMLLGDQKRREALGHSAQQRVHNDFLIFTQIRRWLELIADTVND; via the coding sequence ATGGTCCGGTTGATCGAACCACAGCACCACCTCGGGCTCGACGACTACGAGGTTTTCACGCACCTCAGCACGGCCGTCCGCGACCTCCAGCGAGAGGCGCGCACACTTGGTCCACTGTTTGAAGGACGCCGGGTCTGGATGGTCAACAGCACCGCCCATGGCGGCGGCGTCGCCGAACTACTGCCGCCCATGGTGACTCTCATGTCCGAACTCGGCCTCGACACCCGGTGGCTGGTGCTCGACACCGACGACGACGAGTTTTTCCGCCTCACCAAACGGCTGCACAACCTGGTCCAAGGGCAAGGCGACCCCACACTCGGCGACGCGGAGCGTGAACTGTACGAGAAGGTGAACCGGCAAACCGCCGACGAAATCGCCGAGTACCTTTCCCCCGGCGACGTGCTCGTCATTCACGATCCGCAGCCCATGGCGGCGGGCGCGTTCCTCCGCCAGACGCATGACGTCGTCGCGATCTGGCGCTGTCACATCGGGCTCGACGAACAGACACCCGAGACCGAGGCCGCCTGGCAGTTCCTGTGCACCTACGCGGAGCCGTACGACCACGCCGTCTTCTCCGCGCCGGAGTACATCCCGGATTGCCTGTCCAGGAAGTCGACGATCATCCATCCGGCCATCGATCCGCTGAGTCACAAGAATCGTGAACTCGACGTGCACAAGCTGGTCGGAATCCTCTCGGCCGCGGAACTGGTGGAGCCCACCCACCCAACGCCCGGCGCCGAGTTCTCAGCCCCCGCCCGCCGGTTCCAGCGCGACGGAACGTGGGAGCCGGCCACTCAACCGGAGGACTTCGGTCTGCTGTTCCGGCCAATAGTGACCCAGATCTCGCGGTGGGACCGGCTCAAGGGTTACGTGCCGCTGCTCAACGGCTTCGCCGAACTCAAGGCCGGCTTGCCCGGTGACCTCGACGACGACGATCTGCCGCAACGCATCCTGGACCTGACCCGCCTCGTACTGGCCGGACCTGATCCAGATTCCATTCAGGACGATCCGGAAGCCCAGGAAGTCTTGGGGGAAATCTGTGACGCCTACCTGAAGCTGCCCGCCGAGTTGCAGGACGACATCGCGATCATCTCGATTCCGATGGCTTCACCCAAGGAGAACGCACTGATCGTGAACGCGTTGCACCGGTGTTCCGACATCGTCGTTCAGAACTCGCTGCGCGAAGGTTTCGGGCTGACCGCCACCGAAGCGATGTGGAAACGGCTCGCCACGGTCGGAACTCGTGCCGCCGGGCTGCGCCAGCAGATTCGCGACGGGCTCAACGGCTACCTGATCCGGGATCCGGAGGCGCCGGGCGACGTGGCCGACGTGCTCCGCATGCTGCTGGGCGACCAGAAACGGCGCGAAGCGCTCGGGCACAGCGCTCAGCAGCGGGTCCACAACGACTTCCTGATCTTCACCCAGATCCGCCGGTGGCTGGAACTGATCGCCGACACCGTGAACGATTGA
- a CDS encoding FAD-dependent monooxygenase: MTTRILISGASVAGPAAAYWLNRYGFATTVVERASTLRGGGYAVDFRGPTHLTVLERMGILDELNGLDTGGSPMSFIDESGRESFNLPAEFAGGDLEVLRADLSAVLHEHTKHRTEYIFGDSIASLEDSGDDVRVTFENGAPRTFDLVIGADGLRSNVRRLTFGSRPDVVSFLGYYVAGWDVPNDIGVGTTALMCNVPGKLASVAADHRTPSRASTLFAFAAQQLEDHRLGTEAQKQVLRTTFADMGWHVPALLDGLDTTPELYFDSISRVDIETWSRGRVALLGDAAHGATLGGMGTGSAIVGAYILAGELADAGGDHHRAFVQYEEKFRRYATRCQDGGRRAGQFLAPSSPFRLRMRNRLMRTGFVKNMLLKASASRTDGITLDDYPARHPKPVDAS, encoded by the coding sequence ATGACAACAAGGATCTTGATCTCCGGCGCGAGCGTTGCCGGGCCGGCAGCGGCCTACTGGCTCAACCGCTACGGCTTCGCGACCACCGTCGTCGAGCGAGCAAGCACGCTGCGCGGCGGCGGATATGCCGTGGACTTCCGCGGCCCGACCCACCTCACGGTGCTGGAGCGCATGGGGATCCTGGACGAACTCAACGGACTGGACACCGGCGGTAGCCCGATGAGCTTCATCGACGAATCAGGCCGGGAGAGCTTCAATCTCCCCGCGGAGTTCGCCGGCGGCGATCTGGAAGTGCTCCGCGCCGACCTGTCGGCAGTGCTCCACGAACACACCAAACATCGGACCGAGTACATATTCGGTGACTCCATCGCATCCCTGGAGGACTCCGGCGACGACGTCCGCGTGACCTTCGAGAACGGCGCTCCTCGCACCTTCGACCTCGTCATCGGCGCCGACGGGCTGCGTTCCAACGTCCGGCGGCTGACCTTCGGCAGCCGTCCGGATGTCGTCAGCTTTCTCGGCTACTACGTGGCCGGCTGGGACGTTCCCAACGACATCGGTGTGGGGACGACGGCGTTGATGTGCAACGTTCCCGGGAAACTCGCCAGCGTAGCCGCCGACCACCGCACCCCCTCTCGAGCCAGCACCCTGTTCGCCTTCGCCGCACAGCAGCTCGAAGACCACCGCCTCGGCACTGAAGCGCAGAAACAGGTCCTACGCACCACGTTCGCCGACATGGGCTGGCACGTTCCCGCCCTCCTCGACGGCCTGGACACCACACCTGAGCTGTATTTCGACTCCATCAGCCGGGTGGACATCGAGACGTGGTCGCGCGGCCGCGTCGCCCTGCTGGGCGACGCCGCCCATGGCGCCACCCTGGGCGGAATGGGCACCGGTTCAGCGATCGTCGGCGCCTACATCCTGGCGGGCGAGCTTGCCGACGCCGGCGGCGACCATCACCGCGCCTTCGTCCAGTACGAGGAGAAGTTCCGCCGCTACGCGACCCGCTGCCAGGATGGCGGGCGCCGGGCCGGGCAGTTTCTGGCGCCGTCGTCGCCATTCCGGCTCAGGATGCGCAACCGGCTGATGCGCACCGGCTTCGTCAAGAACATGCTGCTCAAGGCCAGTGCCTCGAGGACCGATGGCATCACCCTCGACGACTATCCGGCACGGCACCCCAAGCCGGTGGATGCTTCGTGA
- a CDS encoding TetR/AcrR family transcriptional regulator, with translation MPEPEHAATGDGTVAGRGTQSVDPAGVLELLWGQSRSPKRGPKPALTLERITREAIGIADAEGLPAVSMQRVAEELGFTKMSLYRYVPGKAELIALMIDAALPPPEIDEADGWCARFRAWGLQLWNGLERHPWVLEVTTGRRPIGPNELAWLETGVAALSGVGLRGGEMLDAVVLMNGHIRSLAQQTIAAPVSRRIHSERDATDMMAMALREHGERYPAILAAMEPSAEATPDNALEFGIERILDGLETFVERRRHERAER, from the coding sequence ATGCCTGAACCGGAACACGCGGCAACCGGGGACGGCACTGTTGCTGGCCGTGGAACTCAGTCCGTTGATCCGGCGGGCGTTCTCGAGTTGCTATGGGGGCAATCGCGGTCGCCGAAGCGGGGCCCCAAACCGGCGCTGACTCTGGAGCGCATCACCCGGGAAGCCATCGGCATCGCCGACGCCGAGGGCCTGCCGGCGGTCTCGATGCAGCGGGTGGCCGAAGAACTCGGCTTCACCAAGATGTCGCTCTATCGCTATGTGCCAGGCAAGGCCGAACTCATCGCATTGATGATCGACGCGGCGCTGCCGCCGCCTGAGATCGACGAAGCCGACGGGTGGTGCGCGCGGTTCCGGGCCTGGGGTTTGCAACTCTGGAACGGCCTGGAGCGGCATCCCTGGGTGTTGGAGGTGACCACCGGACGGCGCCCGATCGGGCCGAACGAACTGGCCTGGCTGGAAACCGGCGTAGCGGCGTTGTCGGGAGTGGGGCTGCGGGGCGGCGAGATGCTCGACGCGGTCGTCCTCATGAACGGCCACATCCGCAGCCTGGCCCAGCAGACAATCGCCGCACCGGTCAGCCGGCGGATCCATAGTGAGCGGGACGCCACCGACATGATGGCGATGGCGTTGCGCGAACACGGCGAGCGTTACCCGGCCATCCTCGCGGCGATGGAACCGTCAGCGGAAGCTACGCCGGACAACGCGCTGGAGTTCGGTATCGAACGCATCCTGGACGGCCTCGAAACCTTCGTCGAGCGGCGTCGCCACGAGCGTGCCGAACGCTAA